From the genome of Anopheles moucheti chromosome 3, idAnoMoucSN_F20_07, whole genome shotgun sequence, one region includes:
- the LOC128302172 gene encoding uncharacterized protein LOC128302172: MKAFPLVVAVFLGVLSVTLAQRESSLRVIDALRELHPAYKQLRDVVVNAVAGAKLNSSEVVYKFNIDIAARKESFMQTAIKTEANVLRQVNGQGISIDTSCLGFLRQSVDVNMNLAGVSFTNCLNNVDASLSSEIVRVYSELAVNETSFVNLSVYDVFRGQNVFVNPQTIVDRLVEKLSSLQQAPAELAQELSLLVDAFEGRLGDVRAAYTSCLTMNDQLLQNTLGTVLQQLQQICLGALLPEEPTEATEGTTEAATEPATEPEVEPELDTTLAEETEVPEENQPEPSTPEAAYAL, encoded by the exons ATGAAAGCGTTTCCTTTGGTGGTTGCCGTGTTCTTGGGTGTTCTGAGC GTCACGCTAGCACAACGCGAATCCTCCCTGCGGGTCATCGACGCTTTGCGCGAGCTGCATCCCGCTTACAAGCAACTTCGCGATGTGGTAGTAAATGCGGTGGCCGGAGCAAAGCTCAACAGCTCCGAGGTGGTGTACAAGTTCAACATAGACATTGCCGCGCGCAAGGAATCGTTCATGCAGACGGCCATCAAGACGGAAGCGAACGTGCTGCGGCAGGTGAATGGGCAGGGCATCAGCATCGATACGAGCTGTCTTGGCTTTTTGCGCCAAAGCGTGGACGTTAACATGAACCTGGCCGGTGTGTCGTTCACCAACTGTCTCAACAACGTCGATGCGTCGCTGTCGTCGGAAATTGTCCGCGTGTACAGCGAGCTGGCGGTGAACGAAACGAGCTTCGTGAATCTGAGCGTGTACGATGTGTTCCGCGGCCAGAACGTGTTCGTCAATCCGCAAACGATCGTCGATCGGTTGGTGGAGAAGCTATCCTCCCTGCAGCAGGCTCCCGCTGAACTGGCGCAGGAGCTTTCCCTGCTGGTCGATGCGTTCGAGGGACGACTGGGGGATGTTCGAGCGGCGTACACCAGCTGTCTGACCATGAACGATCAGCTGCTGCAGAACACACTCGGCACGgtgctgcagcagctgcagcaaatCTGTCTCGGAGCGTTGCTGCCGGAAGAGCCGACCGAAGCCACGGAAGGTACGACCGAGGCGGCGACAGAGCCGGCCACAGAGCCAGAAGTCGAGCCGGAATTGGATACCACACTGGCGGAAGAAACGGAAGTACCGGAGGAAAATCAACCGGAACCATCCACCCCAGAAGCGGCTTATGCGTTGTAA
- the LOC128302175 gene encoding uncharacterized protein LOC128302175 — MKALLLLALLSVTISAIAADRDETLSLFTQLKRVKKGRLFGAEDDFVSLVQSELLLAEEEYVRSSINGESSILQELATAEAQASGPHCVDFIRQKTALMLNLAGVSYTSCLNQVDDALFEKLSGATGGAVSRDQYDQANVLNAFRGENIFVDPARIRSKLQERMRATLKLPSLSAAAVREIREELGEVKGQFVGCMTEARAGLDTALEGTSKQYQIVCAKKEQ, encoded by the exons ATGAAGGCACTGCTCCTGTTAGCACTGCTGTCCGTGACTATTTCG GCTATCGCAGCTGATCGCGATGAGACACTTAGTCTGTTTACACAGTTGAAACGCGTGAAAAAGGGCCGGCTGTTTGGAGCGGAAGATGATTTCGTGTCGCTCGTACAGTCAGAGCTGTTGCTGGCGGAGGAGGAGTATGTCCGTTCGTCCATCAATGGAGAATCCTCCATCCTGCAGGAACTGGCTACCGCCGAGGCACAGGCCAGCGGTCCGCACTGTGTAGACTTTATCCGCCAGAAGACGGCACTCATGTTGAACCTTGCCGGTGTATCTTACACGTCCTGCCTGAACCAGGTGGACGATGCGCTGTTCGAGAAGCTGTCCGGGGCTACGGGTGGGGCTGTATCGCGCGACCAGTACGACCAGGCCAACGTGTTGAATGCGTTCCGGGGTGAAAATATCTTCGTCGATCCGGCACGCATACGCAGCAAGCTGCAGGAACGTATGCGGGCCACGCTTAAGCTACCGTCGTTGAGTGCGGCAGCGGTGAGAGAGATTCGTGAAGAGTTGGGCGAAGTGAAGGGACAGTTTGTCGGGTGTATGACAGAGGCACGGGCTGGATTGGACACGGCACTGGAAGGTACCTCGAAGCAGTATCAGATTGTGTGTGCGAAAAAGGAGCAGTAA